In Cotesia glomerata isolate CgM1 linkage group LG3, MPM_Cglom_v2.3, whole genome shotgun sequence, one genomic interval encodes:
- the LOC123261558 gene encoding sepiapterin reductase-like — protein MGPEFFLIGQIFVLITGASKGIGREFAITFSQIAERNSHFLLIARNETGLQETVSKMSNRVNVDYVSMDLSIIQADQLEDMIRKRINPEEYDSAIIIHNVGSTGDLSQLTDEMNDFRVWKKMYDLNVFSSAVLNSVFMEIFNHKVKAKKLVINMTSIASKLPAKSGAYYCSAKAAREMYFKVFAKEFPEVSVLNYSPYLTQTDLLKQLDGIRRTVELPIFSMISRLAGLILTPNQVADRLVEIIRGQKYKSGDFIDYYDPITSTILLTGQKLHII, from the exons ATGGGCCCAGAGTTTTTCTTGATTGGTCAAATATTTGTGTTGATAACTGGCGCAAGTAAAGGAATTGGCCGTGAATTCGCTATTACATTTTCTCAAATAGCAGAACGCAATTCGCACTTTTTACTGATAGCGCGTAATGAAACTGGATTGCAAGAAACAGTTAGTAAAATGAGCAATCGTGTCAATGTTGATTACGTTAGTATGGATTTGTCTATAATACAAGCAGATCAGTTAGAAG ATATGATTCGGAAACGTATCAATCCGGAAGAATATGATAGTGCTATTATTATCCATAATGTTGGATCAACTGGTGATTTAAGTCAGTTGACCGATGAAATGAATGATTTTCGtgtttggaaaaaaatgtatgattTGAATGTATTTTCATCAGCTGTTTTAAACTCAGTATTCATGGAAATATTCAATCACAAAGTTAAAGCtaaaaagttagttattaatatgACTTCTATTGCCTCTAAATTGCCTGCAAAGTCAGGTGCATATTATTGTTCTGCAAAAGCTGCACgtgaaatgtattttaag GTCTTTGCTAAAGAGTTTCCAGAAGTCAGCGTTTTGAATTATTCTCCATATCTCACTCAAACTGATTTGTTGAAACAGCTAGATGGAATAAGAAGAACTGTAGAACTGcctattttttcaatgatatcACGACTTGCAGGATTAATATTAACGCCGAATCAAGTAGCTGATCGTCTTGTTGAAATTATACGGGGTCAAAAGTATAAGTCAGGCGACTTCATCGATTACTATGATCCAATAACTTCTACAATACTTTTGACAGGTCAAAAGTTGCAtatcatataa
- the LOC123261443 gene encoding uncharacterized protein LOC123261443: MIDEKLSFREHLDSACRKASKTVSSLSRIMTNMMGPRTKKRRVLLEAVHLVLLYRAEIWADILKQKTYWRKMTAVQRRAALRVACSYHMVSEAAVFVIVGAAPIDLLAFERAKLYDAKTSGVNMKEARARIKAETQQEWQDRWKSGETG; the protein is encoded by the coding sequence atgatagacgagaaactatcctTCCGCGAACACCTCGATAGTGCATGTaggaaagccagcaagacggtaTCTAGCCTATCAAGGATCATGACCAACATGATGGGACCACGAACCAAAAAAAGAAGAGTTCTTCTGGAAGCAGTCCATTTAGTACTGCTTTATAGAGCagagatatgggcagacatactcaagcagaagacctactGGCGGAAAATGACAGCAGTGCAGCGGCGAGctgctctcagggttgcctgctcCTACCACAtggtttccgaagcggctgtatttgTTATTGTGGGAGCTGCACCCATCGACCTACTAGCGTTCGAgagagcaaaactctatgacgctaaaacCAGTGGCGTAAACATGAAGGAGGCAAGagcgaggataaaggcggaaacgcagcaagagtggcaggaccgatggaaaTCAGGGGAGACGGGTTGA